From the Iodobacter fluviatilis genome, one window contains:
- a CDS encoding CopD family protein, translating into MLWVKALHIIFITSWFAGLFYLPRLFVNHAMSTDSETIARLKLMEHKLIRFMTPLGILALIFGIWVWSYFDFYMGAGWRWMHVKLTLVAVLIAYHAYCWKICKDFAADKNTRSHRWYRFFNEIPVLVLAACVILVVVKPF; encoded by the coding sequence ATGCTCTGGGTAAAAGCACTGCATATTATTTTTATTACCAGTTGGTTTGCAGGCCTGTTTTATCTGCCCAGATTATTTGTAAATCATGCCATGAGCACAGATAGCGAAACCATTGCACGCCTGAAATTAATGGAGCATAAGTTAATCCGCTTTATGACGCCTTTAGGTATTTTGGCGCTGATATTTGGTATCTGGGTTTGGTCTTACTTTGATTTTTATATGGGAGCAGGCTGGCGCTGGATGCATGTAAAACTCACGCTTGTAGCCGTTTTAATTGCTTACCATGCTTATTGCTGGAAGATTTGCAAAGATTTTGCAGCAGACAAAAATACTCGCAGCCATCGCTGGTATCGCTTTTTTAATGAAATTCCTGTGCTTGTTTTAGCGGCTTGCGTCATTTTGGTTGTAGTAAAGCCCTTTTAA
- a CDS encoding CYTH domain-containing protein: MAIEIERKFLLSNEDWRKEVHQSSRIAQGYLSSDPDRVVRVRLRAEQGFITIKGKTAGIERIEFEYEIPFADAEALLALCPNTLDKTRHLIDFAGYIWEIDEFHGENAPLIIAELELPASDASYTKPVWADEEVSDDPRYFNSYLSEHPYSSW, encoded by the coding sequence ATGGCTATAGAAATTGAACGTAAGTTTTTATTAAGTAATGAAGATTGGCGTAAAGAAGTGCATCAGTCCAGCCGGATTGCCCAAGGCTATTTATCCAGTGATCCAGATCGGGTAGTACGTGTACGTTTGCGTGCAGAGCAAGGATTTATCACGATCAAAGGTAAAACAGCAGGGATCGAACGCATAGAGTTTGAATATGAAATTCCCTTTGCTGATGCAGAAGCATTGTTAGCACTGTGCCCAAACACACTGGATAAAACACGGCATTTAATCGATTTTGCAGGATATATTTGGGAGATCGACGAATTTCATGGTGAAAATGCGCCTCTGATTATTGCTGAGCTGGAATTACCTGCCAGCGATGCAAGCTATACCAAACCCGTTTGGGCAGATGAAGAAGTATCAGATGATCCGCGATACTTTAATAGCTATCTTTCAGAACATCCTTATTCAAGCTGGTAA